The Portunus trituberculatus isolate SZX2019 chromosome 33, ASM1759143v1, whole genome shotgun sequence DNA segment AAGGTGTCGACGGTATGCAGGAGGAAGGTGTGCGTGAGTGCATTGGGGTGGAGTAGAGAGACACCCGACTGCCTGGTCCCGTGGTAACCCCCCGCACGGCCCCTCCCCCAATGGAGCCCTCATTCATAAGCCCAGCACTGCGCCAAGAGTCCCCTGCACTAGTTTCATCTAATAATTTCTTACTCTGGAGACAAATACTACAACCAGACGCTGCCACACTGTGCATGACCGAGCTCATGTTGGGTACTCCGTTAACAGTCCTTCTCTCGGCTCGATCCTCAATGCTTTCTGGATTAGAGGAGGTCGATTGCTTTTTACGGTTGTTGGAAGCTgcactcacctcttcctcccccgcAGCCCCATTCATGAATGGAAAGCATTTACTCTGCAATATGGATTTGGGGCTATTCTGTCCACACTCTCTGTTCAATATGGGCACCTGTTCACTATTCTTATCCTGAGAGACCTTTTCCTCGGTTGCTATAATTCCTATTTCTGCCACTAACGTATCCGTGGAGCCCTCTATGGACTGTTCTGCCAAGCTCTTAAACTGCCTCTCGCCCGTTGTGCCTTTCCTGTTGTGCACTTTCTCACTGTTTGTATCTCTCTTAGAGTCTGTCACTTTCATAATACACTTTTCCTGCAGTTCGACACACTCCTGTCCAAGAAGCTCATTGGCCTCCTCACCACTTTCAACACCAATATCACAGGGTTCATTTTGCACAATGCTCACACACTCGTGGATTTCAGATTCTGAGACAGATGGCTCACACAAAGTCAATGACTCCGACTCATCATTCTGCCTCTCTCCGATGGGCTCACTGGTAGAGTCCTCGTAGGCGTCCAGGTCTTCACTTGCTGCATCCTCACTCGCATGGTCAACAGCAGCTTCAGAGTCATCATTTCCTAATTCAGCTCCAAGGGCGGAGTTGAGCATAGCCATATTCGGTCCACTGCAAGGGTAAAGAACAATAAGCACAAATTTTCAATCACCAACCATATCAAGGTCacagaggggaaaaacaaaGTACTGTGTAAATAATTCTTCTATTATTAAGGTATCCTCTACAGCTTTCAAAGAGCAATATTTCCTTCTCTGAGCAGCCTCACCTTTCTCTGATGTTTGGGTCTGAGGAGCGCCGCAGGGGCTGGTGTGAGGGGGGGGAGGTGCCAGCCAGGAGATCATCATATGACTTGGTCTTcactaattctcctcctccaccttgaatgtcctcatcttcatcctgtCACAAGTGAAAGTTTTCCACTGTCAGTCATCTGCCTAATTTACTCTAGATTTAGTTTTCTTACCAGAACCAATACTTGACTCTTACAtaatcacttaaaaaaaatacataacccCTCCTTATATCATCAATAAATCAATGTGTGACTTATTTGTATAaattatattaaagaaaatataacaagtaTGCAAGTATGAATATTGCCACTGTATTTCCTGGGCACTGTAAGAGGTGGTAGAACAAGACACACCAAATGGGCTTGTAGTTAATGACTAGCAAAACGACGAGGCAATAAAAAGCGGGAAATTATTTTGCTTCCTGATCCCTAAGACTGGTTGTTGAGCGAGTATGCATGGATGTAGTACAAATGTGTGTAAGTGTGAAGTGATAGGGAGAATGTTAAGAAGAAACTTGAGGTCTTAGTGAGGTAAAAATTAAAGCTACAGAACAACAACAGTTTGGAAGTTTAACTGGGAGGGCATCCACAGTAAAGAgggaaagcaaggaagggagtAATCATACTGCTTAGTCAGACAATGCACCTGTgtgtgatgaaaaggaaagcagTGTTGTCATGCTGTAAAGTTGAGTTTAGGAGGAGATATTATGAAGTGGTGAGTGCCTATATGGTAGGAAGTGAGAAGGATGGATGTAAAGGATAAATTTTAGTACATAATATGAATGACTGTGAGATAGGAACCCATGTTAACATACTAGTTTTTGGTAGCGAGGTAGCTGATGGTGTGGTAGGTGGGGTGGTAAGTAGATGCAGGGTACCTGAAAGGAAGGCAAATGGAGAAAGTTTGACAGGATTCTAGGCAGAGCAAGAGGAAGCATTGCAAACCCATAGTTAAACACAAAAGCAATTCCCAAGTTTCTATGGCAGAGGAAAGGTCAAGCAAGGCACTGATGGACTATGTGGTGATCCTtaggaggaagactggctggttgttGGAAGTGTGAAATGAGAGTGTCCAAGTACTTCCAGATCTAAGGTAAGCTGTGAGAGCCTCTGAGGTGGAGTATAGTAAGGCAGAGAAGAGGGGAACATCCTGAATGAGGGAGCTGGATAAGAGGCAGTACAATTTCAGATATAGAACACGGACTGAATGAAAGTGACAAAGCGGGAGGTGGATGATGTTGAAGTAGAAAGTAGTAATTTTCAAGAAAGCCATGGTGCAGAGGTGGGTGGTATGAGTGTGAAGTGAAGTAAGATACAGAACTGAATAGTGGCATGAAAGGTCAAGGTGGCTacagaggaaaatgatggagaaTTTTAAGAAATGCTTACAAAACAAGTATGGAATGTCACATACAGGTACAAGGAAAGCAAAAGCAAAAGAAGCTGTGAACGATGCTAAAGGGACGGCTGATAACAAAGCATGTCTTTCCAATTGTCTCacctcatcatcaccaacactaggatgagcgctggtggtggtgtcagctgTCACCTCACCCATCTCAGGCATGTACACCGAGGTCCACAGCCGCAGGTCTTTGATGTGGCACGAGGGATATAGCACCTGCAGAAATTACATTTTTATCAACATGTCCCTAATTTAAAATCTTCAAATATCATAGTAAGTGGAATGGACATCTAGTAACAGAAAAAACATGTGACAATCTACAAGCTGAGTTTGACATAGGAGGACATTAATAAGCTAATTttgacagaagaggaagatttatCCAAGGACCTGCTTACTGACTGGGTTCATAAAGGTACCTGGTAAGGAAGTGACATGCAttagcagtggttcccaacctatgGTACACATACCACTAGGCataccactagtggtacgcaAAGTCCTTCCAAGTGGTACACGAGCACTTTCAGGATCATATGTGACTTTTAGTTAAATTAACCCTTGTGCAACAGGGTAATTATAAATTAATCATTCCCATCTGCGGGTAAAatgataaatttaaaaaaatcacAGGAGATAGTTTCACTCATGAAAATACATTTCTCTTTGAAATTCTGAATACATTGATGTACTTTGCAGCTTGCTACAATCTCTGACAGCAAAGTTATTGCTTATCAAATATTCCTCCTGATAGCCACGATGTAACCCGCCGTGGAGGAACAACCCTCAGTGCAATACCAGCgtgccaattctctctctctctctctgggcatatCTTTTGGGTGAAGAAATTgtacttccaatgagagagagctACCctctaacgagagagagagagagagagagagagagagagagagagagagagagagagagagagagagagagagagagagagagaatgtgtcagCTTGTTTTGACTCTAGGCctttccctactctctctctctctctctctctctctcttctctttctttctttcattctttcattcattcttgtcttcACTTTCACTAAAATACACATCACTCCCAAATGACATGTATATCACTATCCATCTCATTGTGACATCTCCCCTCATGCGGAGGGTACGTTCCACCCGCAGTGTTATGGGGGTTGCCAGAGGTCTCCTCCAAGATGGAAAGATGTCAGCCTAGACCAAGATGAAATAGCAAAACTGGCAACTCAGCTTGTGGACAGTGTTGCCTGATACATACACTCGCCCTCCGACTTGAGTAAGAAAACGGGAAGTTTAAAGAAGTGGcgcgaaaaatcatgattacatgAACGATCACCGCTGCACGAAACGCACCGATGCGATCGTTCATGAACAATCACTGCCGCACAAGGGTTAAATTAATGAATTtcttaagaaagaaaataagattattgccttacacaagataatctggcatcgATCAGCAGGTGAAGAATAAACAGATGCATCCCTTGCATTAAAATGAGTTTGTTCATTGTTaatagttcatttgtgtgttctacttgtgaagAAATTCATATCTGCTGGAACTGAAACTTTCTGGAACCAAGTGATACATGGGGATTGAATGAGACCTTCTAGTGGTACTCGCTCAGGaataggttgggaaccactccATTAGAGTAATGAGGAACTTACCTGCTGAGTGGGGACATAGAGGTAGTTGGTGTATCGCTGCTTGTTGGCCTTGAGAAAGGACCACACAGAGTAGGATCGGTCGCCAATGTCTGCCTGGACCCGCTCTTGGGAGGAGTTACACAGAAATGTGCCGAACAGATTGCTGTACACATGCTGTGCTAGTTTGACCTGTTGATACAGTGATGGGTTAGAAGAGGTGAGTGAGAAGAGAATAGAACAGATGGACAGTAATTCATTTAATGCACCAAAATACttgagaaacagaaaagacatGTATTTAATGACACAACCCTTCCTTGGCAAAATAAAGAGGATCATATAAAACAAAATGCAACACAGTTATTAATTGCCTCAAAAAAACTTTACATCCACTTAATAATTCAGCACATTTCATCCCTTAATTTCAAACCAAGAACACTTACCAGAAAAGCTTGATTGAACTGGAATGCAGTGGGATACcagtagaggaggtggtggacacAGTCAAGCCACTGCAGGAACACGGGACACCTCTCATTGATGTCCTCACAGCAGCGGCCAATACCACATCGGTCACTGAACTTGTGGCCAAACTCTACCCACTCTCGCTCAATGAGAACCACAAAGCCCTGTCAAAAGTATGGATATAATTACACAAACAATAGGAGTATCAGTAACCAACCAGAATCATCAGGGTATCCAGTGTAGTACAAACTATTAACATATCTAGTCATTCAACACACTTTTGACAGATGATGCACTGAAAAGCTTTACTCACATCTATAGTTCTGTAGTAAGGGTCAAGCAGTAACTGAGAGAGGGCCGTCAGTTGTGGTGTTCGGTCCCATCCATCTGAGCAATGAACAAGGACTGGCCTGGCCTCCCGCTCCACTGCCTGCACTATTGTCACAGCTGCCTTAAACAGTCCAGACAGATGTCCCAGCCACCGAGAGTTCTCCAGTAAGGACAGCCAACTGGAGAGAAGAGTTGCAGAATCTTAATACCATTTTTCAGAACACAAGTGGAAGGTTATTAGAAGAAACATATCATAATGTTTTCAGATACATTCTGGAGTAATGTAATAGTCAGTTTTAAGATTTAACAACATTGAATGATCTCACATGACATATTCTGCTACTGTATTTGTTGagtttcacaaaaaaaaatcttatcaaATACCTGCTGACAATCTGATAAATTCATAAACACACTcatgctttctctctcattgtacatacacacacacacacacacacacacacacacacacacacacacacacacacacacacagctcacttAGGGATgtcaggagaggaggaagccAGCTGACGAAGGGCATGGTGAGACTTGCGAATGGTGTGAATGTTAGCAAGGTTCATGAACTGAATCTCACACTGAGGGTAGTACTCTGGACACTCACACCCTCCCCCTCGAGCTCGGTTGGCCACAGCTGTTGCATAAGATCTAGCATCCACAATTAGTACTTTCTGcaataagaagataaaatttTTGTTAGAGACAGTCTAGTTCAAATTACATAAATCATTTCCACTCCCTGAATATCGATCAAGAAATTAATTTATAACATTTTCTGATAGTCAATAAACATTTCCAGCAAGTAAAGAACAGCCTACCTTTATATCTGCCTGAGCCTTGGCTTCCGGCAAATCACACAGAGATGGAATATCGGAGGATGGAGTAATGGCTTCTTTGTCGCTGTCGCTTCGTGGTGCCAGCTGGGAGGAGGTAATACCAATAccattggaggaggagatgggactGTCATAGGCACAAGCTTCAGAGATGGCCTTCACCAAGTCCTCATCCTCACTGGAACGCCAACCCAGCCAGCCAACCTCAGGCTGACTACACCGAGCAATGACGGCTCCATTGGCATGCCTGAAGGAGAAAGGCAAATGTTCATCTATATCTAAAATAAGTCA contains these protein-coding regions:
- the LOC123512349 gene encoding myotubularin-related protein 3-like isoform X11, giving the protein MDGEDSGGGTGDTSTYQVLAAQDSYPKQICQFDEPSLSIPFIPLSGEYALFVGRTSEGLIAHSNYRVFLQQRDATYHIPLGVVEVVECREIFFLYLLCKDTKSYKCTFPTGEQCAEWQRRLTKALSLPQRLENVFAFAFYMWSMEETRELHNALVEPEGQQSYAARAEKMFDEEVRRLGFDLGGTWRISMANSEYQLCPTYPKKLVVPASINDNVLDFVARFRAARRIPAVVWRHANGAVIARCSQPEVGWLGWRSSEDEDLVKAISEACAYDSPISSSNGIGITSSQLAPRSDSDKEAITPSSDIPSLCDLPEAKAQADIKKVLIVDARSYATAVANRARGGGCECPEYYPQCEIQFMNLANIHTIRKSHHALRQLASSSPDIPNWLSLLENSRWLGHLSGLFKAAVTIVQAVEREARPVLVHCSDGWDRTPQLTALSQLLLDPYYRTIDGFVVLIEREWVEFGHKFSDRCGIGRCCEDINERCPVFLQWLDCVHHLLYWYPTAFQFNQAFLVKLAQHVYSNLFGTFLCNSSQERVQADIGDRSYSVWSFLKANKQRYTNYLYVPTQQVLYPSCHIKDLRLWTSVYMPEMGEVTADTTTSAHPSVGDDEDEDEDIQGGGGELVKTKSYDDLLAGTSPPSHQPLRRSSDPNIRESGPNMAMLNSALGAELGNDDSEAAVDHASEDAASEDLDAYEDSTSEPIGERQNDESESLTLCEPSVSESEIHECVSIVQNEPCDIGVESGEEANELLGQECVELQEKCIMKVTDSKRDTNSEKVHNRKGTTGERQFKSLAEQSIEGSTDTLVAEIGIIATEEKVSQDKNSEQVPILNRECGQNSPKSILQSKCFPFMNGAAGEEEVSAASNNRKKQSTSSNPESIEDRAERRTVNGVPNMSSVMHSVAASGCSICLQSKKLLDETSAGDSWRSAGLMNEGSIGGGAVRGVTTGPGSRVSLYSTPMHSRTPSSCIPSTPCEDRLGAGDSKSSTFATLDGLHSVSDEVTKRLHQILLHHQSEKESLKRDLQATRHALYNQIQHNRCHNHHHDGTEDQMSLPESVGSGSGGSVGQESGVSDTSWEAVEEGDARPTLWVPDHAVDSCMGCNTQFWMGRRKHHCSGSSCSSIQPLNQSEELW
- the LOC123512349 gene encoding myotubularin-related protein 3-like isoform X4, whose protein sequence is MDGEDSGGGTGDTSTYQVLAAQDSYPKQICQFDEPSLSIPFIPLSGEYALFVGRTSEGLIAHSNYRVFLQQRDATYHIPLGVVEVVECREIFFLYLLCKDTKSYKCTFPTGEQCAEWQRRLTKALSLPQRLENVFAFAFYMWSMEETRELHNALVEPEGQQSYAARAEKMFDEEVRRLGFDLGGTWRISMANSEYQLCPTYPKKLVVPASINDNVLDFVARFRAARRIPAVVWRHANGAVIARCSQPEVGWLGWRSSEDEDLVKAISEACAYDSPISSSNGIGITSSQLAPRSDSDKEAITPSSDIPSLCDLPEAKAQADIKKVLIVDARSYATAVANRARGGGCECPEYYPQCEIQFMNLANIHTIRKSHHALRQLASSSPDIPNWLSLLENSRWLGHLSGLFKAAVTIVQAVEREARPVLVHCSDGWDRTPQLTALSQLLLDPYYRTIDGFVVLIEREWVEFGHKFSDRCGIGRCCEDINERCPVFLQWLDCVHHLLYWYPTAFQFNQAFLVKLAQHVYSNLFGTFLCNSSQERVQADIGDRSYSVWSFLKANKQRYTNYLYVPTQQVLYPSCHIKDLRLWTSVYMPEMGEVTADTTTSAHPSVGDDEDEDEDIQGGGGELVKTKSYDDLLAGTSPPSHQPLRRSSDPNIRESGPNMAMLNSALGAELGNDDSEAAVDHASEDAASEDLDAYEDSTSEPIGERQNDESESLTLCEPSVSESEIHECVSIVQNEPCDIGVESGEEANELLGQECVELQEKCIMKVTDSKRDTNSEKVHNRKGTTGERQFKSLAEQSIEGSTDTLVAEIGIIATEEKVSQDKNSEQVPILNRECGQNSPKSILQSKCFPFMNGAAGEEEVSAASNNRKKQSTSSNPESIEDRAERRTVNGVPNMSSVMHSVAASGCSICLQSKKLLDETSAGDSWRSAGLMNEGSIGGGAVRGVTTGPGSRVSLYSTPMHSRTPSSCIPSTPCEDRLGAGDSKSSTFATLDGLHSVSDEVTKRLHQILLHHQSEKESLKRDLQATRHALYNQIQHNRCHNHHHDGTEDQMSLPESVGSGSGGSVGQESGVSDTSWEAVEEGDARPTLWVPDHAVDSCMGCNTQFWMGRRKHHCSGSSCSSIQPLNQSESMSQKNSEEICTCCCYPIRSCGKIFCSDCSEHSIPIPREQLYQPVRVCGTCFFTLGMEHTKPKIVAAASN
- the LOC123512349 gene encoding myotubularin-related protein 3-like isoform X1, translating into MDGEDSGGGTGDTSTYQVLAAQDSYPKQICQFDEPSLSIPFIPLSGEYALFVGRTSEGLIAHSNYRVFLQQRDATYHIPLGVVEVVECREIFFLYLLCKDTKSYKCTFPTGEQCAEWQRRLTKALSLPQRLENVFAFAFYMWSMEETRELHNALVEPEGQQSYAARAEKMFDEEVRRLGFDLGGTWRISMANSEYQLCPTYPKKLVVPASINDNVLDFVARFRAARRIPAVVWRHANGAVIARCSQPEVGWLGWRSSEDEDLVKAISEACAYDSPISSSNGIGITSSQLAPRSDSDKEAITPSSDIPSLCDLPEAKAQADIKKVLIVDARSYATAVANRARGGGCECPEYYPQCEIQFMNLANIHTIRKSHHALRQLASSSPDIPNWLSLLENSRWLGHLSGLFKAAVTIVQAVEREARPVLVHCSDGWDRTPQLTALSQLLLDPYYRTIDGFVVLIEREWVEFGHKFSDRCGIGRCCEDINERCPVFLQWLDCVHHLLYWYPTAFQFNQAFLVKLAQHVYSNLFGTFLCNSSQERVQADIGDRSYSVWSFLKANKQRYTNYLYVPTQQVLYPSCHIKDLRLWTSVYMPEMGEVTADTTTSAHPSVGDDEVPCIYLPPHLPHHQLPRYQKLDEDEDIQGGGGELVKTKSYDDLLAGTSPPSHQPLRRSSDPNIRESGPNMAMLNSALGAELGNDDSEAAVDHASEDAASEDLDAYEDSTSEPIGERQNDESESLTLCEPSVSESEIHECVSIVQNEPCDIGVESGEEANELLGQECVELQEKCIMKVTDSKRDTNSEKVHNRKGTTGERQFKSLAEQSIEGSTDTLVAEIGIIATEEKVSQDKNSEQVPILNRECGQNSPKSILQSKCFPFMNGAAGEEEVSAASNNRKKQSTSSNPESIEDRAERRTVNGVPNMSSVMHSVAASGCSICLQSKKLLDETSAGDSWRSAGLMNEGSIGGGAVRGVTTGPGSRVSLYSTPMHSRTPSSCIPSTPCEDRLGAGDSKSSTFATLDGLHSVSDEVTKRLHQILLHHQSEKESLKRDLQATRHALYNQIQHNRCHNHHHDGTEDQMSLPESVGSGSGGSVGQESGVSDTSWEAVEEGDARPTLWVPDHAVDSCMGCNTQFWMGRRKHHCRLVASGSSCSSIQPLNQSESMSQKNSEEICTCCCYPIRSCGKIFCSDCSEHSIPIPREQLYQPVRVCGTCFFTLGMEHTKPKIVAAASN
- the LOC123512349 gene encoding myotubularin-related protein 4-like isoform X7; amino-acid sequence: MDGEDSGGGTGDTSTYQVLAAQDSYPKQICQFDEPSLSIPFIPLSGEYALFVGRTSEGLIAHSNYRVFLQQRDATYHIPLGVVEVVECREIFFLYLLCKDTKSYKCTFPTGEQCAEWQRRLTKALSLPQRLENVFAFAFYMWSMEETRELHNALVEPEGQQSYAARAEKMFDEEVRRLGFDLGGTWRISMANSEYQLCPTYPKKLVVPASINDNVLDFVARFRAARRIPAVVWRHANGAVIARCSQPEVGWLGWRSSEDEDLVKAISEACAYDSPISSSNGIGITSSQLAPRSDSDKEAITPSSDIPSLCDLPEAKAQADIKKVLIVDARSYATAVANRARGGGCECPEYYPQCEIQFMNLANIHTIRKSHHALRQLASSSPDIPNWLSLLENSRWLGHLSGLFKAAVTIVQAVEREARPVLVHCSDGWDRTPQLTALSQLLLDPYYRTIDGFVVLIEREWVEFGHKFSDRCGIGRCCEDINERCPVFLQWLDCVHHLLYWYPTAFQFNQAFLVKLAQHVYSNLFGTFLCNSSQERVQADIGDRSYSVWSFLKANKQRYTNYLYVPTQQVLYPSCHIKDLRLWTSVYMPEMGEVTADTTTSAHPSVGDDEDEDEDIQGGGGELVKTKSYDDLLAGTSPPSHQPLRRSSDPNIRESGPNMAMLNSALGAELGNDDSEAAVDHASEDAASEDLDAYEDSTSEPIGERQNDESESLTLCEPSVSESEIHECVSIVQNEPCDIGVESGEEANELLGQECVELQEKCIMKVTDSKRDTNSEKVHNRKGTTGERQFKSLAEQSIEGSTDTLVAEIGIIATEEKVSQDKNSEQVPILNRECGQNSPKSILQSKCFPFMNGAAGEEEVSAASNNRKKQSTSSNPESIEDRAERRTVNGVPNMSSVMHSVAASGCSICLQSKKLLDETSAGDSWRSAGLMNEGSIGGGAVRGVTTGPGSRVSLYSTPMHSRTPSSCIPSTPCEDRLGAGDSKSSTFATLDGLHSVSDEVTKRLHQILLHHQSEKESLKRDLQATRHALYNQIQHNRCHNHHHDGTEDQMSLPESVGSGSGGSVGQESGVSDTSWEAVEEGDARPTLWVPDHAVDSCMGCNTQFWMGRRKHHCRLVARSCGKIFCSDCSEHSIPIPREQLYQPVRVCGTCFFTLGMEHTKPKIVAAASN
- the LOC123512349 gene encoding myotubularin-related protein 4-like isoform X6 codes for the protein MDGEDSGGGTGDTSTYQVLAAQDSYPKQICQFDEPSLSIPFIPLSGEYALFVGRTSEGLIAHSNYRVFLQQRDATYHIPLGVVEVVECREIFFLYLLCKDTKSYKCTFPTGEQCAEWQRRLTKALSLPQRLENVFAFAFYMWSMEETRELHNALVEPEGQQSYAARAEKMFDEEVRRLGFDLGGTWRISMANSEYQLCPTYPKKLVVPASINDNVLDFVARFRAARRIPAVVWRHANGAVIARCSQPEVGWLGWRSSEDEDLVKAISEACAYDSPISSSNGIGITSSQLAPRSDSDKEAITPSSDIPSLCDLPEAKAQADIKKVLIVDARSYATAVANRARGGGCECPEYYPQCEIQFMNLANIHTIRKSHHALRQLASSSPDIPNWLSLLENSRWLGHLSGLFKAAVTIVQAVEREARPVLVHCSDGWDRTPQLTALSQLLLDPYYRTIDGFVVLIEREWVEFGHKFSDRCGIGRCCEDINERCPVFLQWLDCVHHLLYWYPTAFQFNQAFLVKLAQHVYSNLFGTFLCNSSQERVQADIGDRSYSVWSFLKANKQRYTNYLYVPTQQVLYPSCHIKDLRLWTSVYMPEMGEVTADTTTSAHPSVGDDEVPCIYLPPHLPHHQLPRYQKLDEDEDIQGGGGELVKTKSYDDLLAGTSPPSHQPLRRSSDPNIRESGPNMAMLNSALGAELGNDDSEAAVDHASEDAASEDLDAYEDSTSEPIGERQNDESESLTLCEPSVSESEIHECVSIVQNEPCDIGVESGEEANELLGQECVELQEKCIMKVTDSKRDTNSEKVHNRKGTTGERQFKSLAEQSIEGSTDTLVAEIGIIATEEKVSQDKNSEQVPILNRECGQNSPKSILQSKCFPFMNGAAGEEEVSAASNNRKKQSTSSNPESIEDRAERRTVNGVPNMSSVMHSVAASGCSICLQSKKLLDETSAGDSWRSAGLMNEGSIGGGAVRGVTTGPGSRVSLYSTPMHSRTPSSCIPSTPCEDRLGAGDSKSSTFATLDGLHSVSDEVTKRLHQILLHHQSEKESLKRDLQATRHALYNQIQHNRCHNHHHDGTEDQMSLPESVGSGSGGSVGQESGVSDTSWEAVEEGDARPTLWVPDHAVDSCMGCNTQFWMGRRKHHCRSCGKIFCSDCSEHSIPIPREQLYQPVRVCGTCFFTLGMEHTKPKIVAAASN
- the LOC123512349 gene encoding myotubularin-related protein 4-like isoform X8 — its product is MDGEDSGGGTGDTSTYQVLAAQDSYPKQICQFDEPSLSIPFIPLSGEYALFVGRTSEGLIAHSNYRVFLQQRDATYHIPLGVVEVVECREIFFLYLLCKDTKSYKCTFPTGEQCAEWQRRLTKALSLPQRLENVFAFAFYMWSMEETRELHNALVEPEGQQSYAARAEKMFDEEVRRLGFDLGGTWRISMANSEYQLCPTYPKKLVVPASINDNVLDFVARFRAARRIPAVVWRHANGAVIARCSQPEVGWLGWRSSEDEDLVKAISEACAYDSPISSSNGIGITSSQLAPRSDSDKEAITPSSDIPSLCDLPEAKAQADIKKVLIVDARSYATAVANRARGGGCECPEYYPQCEIQFMNLANIHTIRKSHHALRQLASSSPDIPNWLSLLENSRWLGHLSGLFKAAVTIVQAVEREARPVLVHCSDGWDRTPQLTALSQLLLDPYYRTIDGFVVLIEREWVEFGHKFSDRCGIGRCCEDINERCPVFLQWLDCVHHLLYWYPTAFQFNQAFLVKLAQHVYSNLFGTFLCNSSQERVQADIGDRSYSVWSFLKANKQRYTNYLYVPTQQVLYPSCHIKDLRLWTSVYMPEMGEVTADTTTSAHPSVGDDEDEDEDIQGGGGELVKTKSYDDLLAGTSPPSHQPLRRSSDPNIRESGPNMAMLNSALGAELGNDDSEAAVDHASEDAASEDLDAYEDSTSEPIGERQNDESESLTLCEPSVSESEIHECVSIVQNEPCDIGVESGEEANELLGQECVELQEKCIMKVTDSKRDTNSEKVHNRKGTTGERQFKSLAEQSIEGSTDTLVAEIGIIATEEKVSQDKNSEQVPILNRECGQNSPKSILQSKCFPFMNGAAGEEEVSAASNNRKKQSTSSNPESIEDRAERRTVNGVPNMSSVMHSVAASGCSICLQSKKLLDETSAGDSWRSAGLMNEGSIGGGAVRGVTTGPGSRVSLYSTPMHSRTPSSCIPSTPCEDRLGAGDSKSSTFATLDGLHSVSDEVTKRLHQILLHHQSEKESLKRDLQATRHALYNQIQHNRCHNHHHDGTEDQMSLPESVGSGSGGSVGQESGVSDTSWEAVEEGDARPTLWVPDHAVDSCMGCNTQFWMGRRKHHCRSCGKIFCSDCSEHSIPIPREQLYQPVRVCGTCFFTLGMEHTKPKIVAAASN
- the LOC123512349 gene encoding myotubularin-related protein 3-like isoform X3, encoding MDGEDSGGGTGDTSTYQVLAAQDSYPKQICQFDEPSLSIPFIPLSGEYALFVGRTSEGLIAHSNYRVFLQQRDATYHIPLGVVEVVECREIFFLYLLCKDTKSYKCTFPTGEQCAEWQRRLTKALSLPQRLENVFAFAFYMWSMEETRELHNALVEPEGQQSYAARAEKMFDEEVRRLGFDLGGTWRISMANSEYQLCPTYPKKLVVPASINDNVLDFVARFRAARRIPAVVWRHANGAVIARCSQPEVGWLGWRSSEDEDLVKAISEACAYDSPISSSNGIGITSSQLAPRSDSDKEAITPSSDIPSLCDLPEAKAQADIKKVLIVDARSYATAVANRARGGGCECPEYYPQCEIQFMNLANIHTIRKSHHALRQLASSSPDIPNWLSLLENSRWLGHLSGLFKAAVTIVQAVEREARPVLVHCSDGWDRTPQLTALSQLLLDPYYRTIDGFVVLIEREWVEFGHKFSDRCGIGRCCEDINERCPVFLQWLDCVHHLLYWYPTAFQFNQAFLVKLAQHVYSNLFGTFLCNSSQERVQADIGDRSYSVWSFLKANKQRYTNYLYVPTQQVLYPSCHIKDLRLWTSVYMPEMGEVTADTTTSAHPSVGDDEDEDEDIQGGGGELVKTKSYDDLLAGTSPPSHQPLRRSSDPNIRESGPNMAMLNSALGAELGNDDSEAAVDHASEDAASEDLDAYEDSTSEPIGERQNDESESLTLCEPSVSESEIHECVSIVQNEPCDIGVESGEEANELLGQECVELQEKCIMKVTDSKRDTNSEKVHNRKGTTGERQFKSLAEQSIEGSTDTLVAEIGIIATEEKVSQDKNSEQVPILNRECGQNSPKSILQSKCFPFMNGAAGEEEVSAASNNRKKQSTSSNPESIEDRAERRTVNGVPNMSSVMHSVAASGCSICLQSKKLLDETSAGDSWRSAGLMNEGSIGGGAVRGVTTGPGSRVSLYSTPMHSRTPSSCIPSTPCEDRLGAGDSKSSTFATLDGLHSVSDEVTKRLHQILLHHQSEKESLKRDLQATRHALYNQIQHNRCHNHHHDGTEDQMSLPESVGSGSGGSVGQESGVSDTSWEAVEEGDARPTLWVPDHAVDSCMGCNTQFWMGRRKHHCRLVASGSSCSSIQPLNQSESMSQKNSEEICTCCCYPIRSCGKIFCSDCSEHSIPIPREQLYQPVRVCGTCFFTLGMEHTKPKIVAAASN